A portion of the Thermodesulfobacteriota bacterium genome contains these proteins:
- the dfsP gene encoding DUF166 family (seleno)protein DfsP, translated as MQKILVFQRNRMGEGKVAAVRELRPDLALRVVDVEGPFPPLVDEPQAHFPEDLDALLSEADLVLDHLYHPDLTGHLLDRCEAAGVPVVASGRKLTRAHTPVTCCTLGKIAELGEYAQSFGAPEFEVDLAQGRIAAVRVLRGAPCAATWKAAEAVVGLGAGEAAARMGLETQFHCYAKANPNVFLTNPLHVAGEVHAAALAKALRAAGRSASETGPEA; from the coding sequence GTGCAGAAGATCCTGGTCTTCCAGCGCAATCGGATGGGAGAGGGCAAGGTGGCGGCGGTGCGAGAGCTGCGCCCGGATCTGGCGCTACGGGTGGTGGACGTGGAAGGGCCCTTCCCTCCCCTCGTGGACGAGCCCCAGGCCCATTTCCCCGAGGACCTCGACGCGCTGCTCTCCGAAGCCGACCTCGTGCTCGACCACCTCTACCACCCCGACCTCACGGGTCACCTCCTGGACCGGTGTGAGGCAGCTGGGGTGCCGGTCGTCGCCTCGGGCCGCAAGCTCACCCGAGCCCATACGCCGGTCACCTGCTGCACCCTGGGGAAGATCGCGGAACTGGGGGAGTACGCGCAGTCCTTTGGCGCCCCCGAGTTCGAGGTGGACCTGGCCCAGGGGCGCATCGCCGCGGTGCGCGTGCTTCGGGGAGCGCCCTGCGCGGCCACCTGGAAGGCCGCCGAGGCCGTCGTGGGGCTGGGCGCGGGGGAAGCCGCCGCACGCATGGGCCTGGAGACCCAGTTCCACTGTTACGCCAAGGCCAACCCCAACGTCTTCCTCACCAACCCCCTCCACGTGGCCGGCGAGGTGCATGCGGCCGCGTTGGCCAAGGCCCTGCGGGCCGCCGGCCGCTCGGCCAGCGAAACAGGGCCCGAGGCGTAA